Below is a genomic region from Raphanus sativus cultivar WK10039 chromosome 4, ASM80110v3, whole genome shotgun sequence.
TACAATTTGATCATGAAGAAGCTTTCTGATGTAATTATGCTTTTTTTTATGTTGCGAAGTGATGAAAGTGTCACAGCGGGTTCATCTGATGAGAATGCTAACAACCACCAGGTACTGTTTTGAGTTTGACGTGTTCTCTGTTAACTTTGGTGCATGATGTGATGTATAATTGAGTTTCATGTTAATGTAGGAACAAGGTTCAGCTAGAAAGCTGAGT
It encodes:
- the LOC108849910 gene encoding G-box-binding factor 1-like, which gives rise to MKKLSDVIMLFFMLRSDESVTAGSSDENANNHQEQGSARKLSFGQMLADASSKSNTTGENPRFGAHEVTALQELI